The following is a genomic window from Synechococcus sp. JA-2-3B'a(2-13).
GCAACAGGAGACTGACCGGTTGATCCAGCAGCAACGCTCCGGCTTCCACCAGGGCCATGCAGGCGGTGGCGGTGTACAGCTTGGTCAGCGAGGCCAGGTCAAAACGGGTGGCCGAGGTTGTCGGTTGGCGCCGGGTCTCAGGGTCGAGATGGCCTGCCGCCCTTGAGTAGATACACCTTCCCTTGTGGCGGATGACCACCTGGGCAGCGGGGAAAAGGTGGGGAATGGCGGAGTTGAGCAGCCCCTCCAGCAAGGCTGGATCCCAACCCATCTGCTTCTCCTCCTGGCTTGGGGATCCCCAGTCCAACAAACAACTTGTAACGGTGTTTACAAAAGCCTACCGCTTCCCCAGCTAGGATGCCACCACGGCAGGCTACATCATCAAGGGATCCCAGGTGCGGCTGGAGTTGTTGCAAGCCTTTTTGAACGTGGTGGAAACGGGCAGCTTTTTGGCCGCTGCTCGCCTCAGCGGTCTGACCCAATCGGCTATTAGCCGCCAGATCCAGGCCCTGGAAGAAGCGGTGGGCGCTCCGCTGTTGCATCGCAAAAGCCCGGTGGCTCTAACCGTAGCTGGGGAACGGCTTTTGCCCCATGCCCGTCGCATCTGTCAAGAATGGCAGCGGGCTCAGGAAAGCATTCGAGAATGGCTGCAGGGCCAGCAAACCGAGCTCTGCATTGCTGGGATCCATTCTCTGATCGCCCATCAACTGCCGCCGGTGCTGCAACAGTTTTGCCGGGAGTATCCAGAGGTGCAGTTGCGGGTTACCGCTCTGGGCAGCGACCGCGCCTTAAAGGTGCTCAGGGATGGGCTGGTGGATGTGGCCCTGGTGATGGAGAACCCCCTGATGACGCGGGGGGCAGAGCTGGTGGTGGAGCCACTGTACTCCGAGCCAATTCAAGTATTGATGCCCGCCACCCATCCCCTCAGCCGCTACGAGCGGATCCCCTGGAAGGTGCTGGCGGAGTATCCCCAGGCTGTGTTCAAGGATGGCTATGCCATGCGCTCCTTGGTGGGATCCCATCTGGCCCGGCAGGGGCTTCCCCTGAAAGCAGCCCTGGAACTGAACACCTTGGATGCCTTTCGGGGGGTGGTGCGACAGGGGCAGCTCATTGCCCTCCTGCCGGAGTCGGCCCTGGTGGACTGCTGCGCCGATCCGGATTTGCAGGTGCGACCCACCGAGCCCCCCCTCTTGAGGCGACAGGTGGTTATGGTTACCACCAGCGATCGCTATCGGATCCCTCCCATTCGCCGGTTTTTGCAGTTGGCCGCCCAGCTTATCAGGCAGTCTGAGGTTGAGCCTGCTTCCGGTACAGATCCCCATTTCCCTCAGCCCTCTGCCGGGCTGTTGTCAGTTCTGTAGGGATTTTTTGTAGAAATTTCTGTAAGTTGTCAAATACCTGTATCGGTAGTTGCAAGTGTTCCGCCGTTATCTCCCCCTACTTGGGTAGCCCAGCGCTCCCGACCGCCGATGCTATGAGCCAAGAGTTTCGCGAGCTGTTGAAAAAAATCGGCAGCGGCACCCACACCCACCAGGATCTCAGCCGGGCAGAGGCCGCCAGCGCTGCTCGAATGCTCCTGCGGGGGGAGGCCACTCCCGCCCAGATCGGGGCTTTTTTAATTGCCCACCGCATCAAGCGCCCCACTGCCGAAGAGCTGGCCGGTATGTTGGATGCCTACGCAGAAGACGGCCCTCTTCTGCCCCAACGGGATTTGCCCCATCCCTTGATCATCTTTGGCCATCCCTACGATGGCCGCTCGCGGACTGCGCCGCTGGGGGTGCTGGTGGCTTTGCTGCTGGCGGCGGCAGGGTCAGCCGTTTTGCTGCATGGCTCTGGCTTCTGTCCCACCAAGTATGGGCTGCCCTTGGAAGCGGTGTGGCGGAGCTTGGGGGTGGATTGGCGAGGGCTATCCCTGGAGCGGGTGGGGCAACTGCTGGAACAAACCGGGCTGGGATTTTTGTATTTGCCCACCTGTTTTCCCCAGGCTCAGGCTCTGATGGACTACCGGGATCAAATCGGCAAGCGCCCCCCCTTGGCCACCTTGGAACTGGTCTGGACGCCCTACCAAGGCCCCTTTCACCTGGTGGCCGGCTATGTGCATCCTCCCACCGAGGCCACGATGCTGGAGCTGTTTGCCCTGCGGGAGATCCGGCAATTTACCACCGTCAAAGGTTTGGAAGGCAGTTGCGACCTGCCGCGGGAACGGGCGGCCATTCTCAACCAGGGCGGGAAACGGCTGCTCTTGAAGGCCAGAGATTGCCACTTGGCAGGCCCGGAGATTCCCTTCTCCGGCGAGAAAGAGCTGCTCCAACAGATGCAGCAGGTGCTCAGCGGGGATCCCTGTGAACTCACCCCAGCCGTTCTCTGGAATGGGGGTAGCTATCTGTGGCTCCTCGGCCACGCCCCATCCTTGCCAGAAGGGATCCAACAGGCGGAAGACCTGCTTCGCTCTGGACGGGTGATGGAGAAGCTGAAACAACTGATCCGGGTGATCGACCTGATACATTTACGCTGAACACTGCTGAACATCACTGTTCAACTATGCAGCGATAGCATTCTGTTTGTTTCCAAACAGAATGGCGGTATCCCGCAAAGCTTTGAGTAGAATACCCAAAGCGCAGTTTCCGTGTCGTCTTACTACCAATTTTCTGCTTTGCTTTGGCTACCATGTTGGCAGACTCGAAAGTAAACAGAAAGATCAACTGGTAGTAATCCGTACTGAACATATTATACATTATTTTCAGTATAGTTGAGCTTATTATTGACTAGAGTCATGCTCTCCTAGGACTGGCATCCCCTGTTTTGATGGCTGGAGTCAAGCTCTCCAGCCCAGGGAAAAAAGCCCCCCGGCCAGCTCCAGGGGGCAAGAAGGGAAAGGTTGGATCCTTCAGGGCAACAACTCTTCGATGGCCTCTTCTTTGGTGTTGGTGCGGCGGGAGAGGGTGCGGCGGTCGAAGGTCATGTGGATCTCCCGGTTTTGCTCGCCATCGGCAGCCACCGCAAAGATGGGGAAGTCGATGTTGCCGTCTGGGAAAGCCATGTGGAAGCGGAAGGTGCCATCGGGGTTGAGCTGGATCTTGCGCCCGCCAATGGTAACGGTGGCATCCGGCTCTGTGGCCCCATAGACAATCAGCTCGGCATCGGCCACCAACCAGAACTTGCGAGAGCGCTGCGGCAGCACTTCGGAAGCCCCCGAGAACAGGCCCAGGCCGGATCCTGAAGCCATCCAGGGAGCAGCGGGCACCTCCGCCATGGCCATCCCCATCATGCCCACACCCGAGGGGATGATAAACGAGCTGATGGCCTGCTCGGGCACCAATTGGCGGCTGCCCATCTGGTGGCTGCCAAACAGGGATCCCGCCACCCGCATCGCCTCAAAGCCACCCACCATTTCCAGGAAGGGATCGACCGTGGCAC
Proteins encoded in this region:
- a CDS encoding LysR family transcriptional regulator, whose protein sequence is MRLELLQAFLNVVETGSFLAAARLSGLTQSAISRQIQALEEAVGAPLLHRKSPVALTVAGERLLPHARRICQEWQRAQESIREWLQGQQTELCIAGIHSLIAHQLPPVLQQFCREYPEVQLRVTALGSDRALKVLRDGLVDVALVMENPLMTRGAELVVEPLYSEPIQVLMPATHPLSRYERIPWKVLAEYPQAVFKDGYAMRSLVGSHLARQGLPLKAALELNTLDAFRGVVRQGQLIALLPESALVDCCADPDLQVRPTEPPLLRRQVVMVTTSDRYRIPPIRRFLQLAAQLIRQSEVEPASGTDPHFPQPSAGLLSVL
- a CDS encoding anthranilate phosphoribosyltransferase family protein, coding for MSQEFRELLKKIGSGTHTHQDLSRAEAASAARMLLRGEATPAQIGAFLIAHRIKRPTAEELAGMLDAYAEDGPLLPQRDLPHPLIIFGHPYDGRSRTAPLGVLVALLLAAAGSAVLLHGSGFCPTKYGLPLEAVWRSLGVDWRGLSLERVGQLLEQTGLGFLYLPTCFPQAQALMDYRDQIGKRPPLATLELVWTPYQGPFHLVAGYVHPPTEATMLELFALREIRQFTTVKGLEGSCDLPRERAAILNQGGKRLLLKARDCHLAGPEIPFSGEKELLQQMQQVLSGDPCELTPAVLWNGGSYLWLLGHAPSLPEGIQQAEDLLRSGRVMEKLKQLIRVIDLIHLR